One genomic region from Pseudomonas hormoni encodes:
- a CDS encoding LysR family transcriptional regulator yields MQLPDMNLLVALDALLDEGSVVGAARRMNLSPAAMSRTLTRIREAIGDPILVRAGRGLVPTPKALALREQVRDLVEQAALLFQSADDVELGSLRRRFSIRANDFFVGVYGGKLFDTMERQAPHCELRFVPEGDGDDEALREGRIDLSVSNNRPLMPEVKVQNLFSTHFVGLVRDDHPLFDEEITAERFAGFSHISMSRRGIARGPIDTALNALGLERRVAVIAPSFHAAMFALPDSDLILPVPKEALLSVRRLGLKLRSFTLPIPLPTLMLTQAWHPRFDKDPAHRWMRETLKACCDETWLAAQPT; encoded by the coding sequence ATGCAACTCCCGGACATGAATCTTCTGGTCGCCCTCGACGCCTTGCTCGACGAAGGCAGCGTGGTGGGCGCCGCGCGACGAATGAACCTCAGCCCGGCGGCCATGAGCCGCACGCTCACACGAATCCGCGAGGCCATCGGCGATCCGATTCTGGTGCGCGCCGGCCGTGGCCTCGTGCCGACGCCCAAGGCGCTGGCGTTGCGTGAGCAGGTGCGGGATCTGGTTGAGCAGGCCGCGCTGCTGTTCCAATCTGCCGACGACGTGGAGCTGGGCAGTTTGCGTCGACGCTTCAGCATTCGCGCCAACGATTTCTTTGTCGGCGTCTACGGCGGCAAGCTCTTCGACACGATGGAGCGTCAGGCGCCGCACTGCGAACTGCGCTTTGTCCCGGAGGGCGATGGGGATGACGAAGCGTTGCGTGAAGGACGCATCGATTTGAGTGTCAGCAACAACCGGCCGCTGATGCCGGAAGTGAAGGTGCAGAACCTGTTCTCCACGCACTTTGTCGGCCTGGTGCGCGACGACCATCCGCTGTTCGACGAAGAGATCACGGCCGAGCGTTTCGCCGGGTTTTCTCATATCAGCATGTCCCGTCGCGGCATTGCTCGCGGCCCGATCGATACGGCGCTGAATGCCTTGGGGCTGGAACGGCGGGTCGCGGTGATCGCGCCGAGTTTCCATGCGGCGATGTTTGCGTTGCCGGATTCCGATCTGATTCTGCCGGTGCCCAAGGAAGCGCTGCTGAGCGTAAGGCGCCTGGGGTTGAAGCTGCGTTCATTCACACTGCCGATCCCGTTGCCGACCCTTATGCTGACCCAGGCCTGGCACCCGCGTTTCGACAAAGACCCGGCGCATCGCTGGATGCGTGAAACGCTCAAGGCGTGTTGCGACGAGACGTGGCTGGCTGCACAGCCCACTTGA
- a CDS encoding MFS transporter, producing MTSLTAPAPLAAASPTAVTPPVFGPRIIIGLVGVLLAVLVSGLNEMVTKVALADIRGALAIGYDEGTWLVASYTATSVAAMAFAPWCSVTFSLRRFTLCAISVFTLLGVLCPFAPNYESLLLMRTLQGLAGGALPPMLMTVALRFLPANVKLYGLAGYALTATFGPGLGTPLAGLWTEHVGWQWTFWQIIAPCLIAIAAVAYGLPQDPLRLERFKQFNWRGLLLGFPAICMLVIGILQGNRLDWFESNLICGLLGGGVVLLVLFLINEWLQPIPFFKMQMLGIRNLSFALLTLAGVLVILLAVIIIPSSYLAQVQGYRPVQTAPIMLLAALPQLIALPLVAALCNLRWIDCRWVLGIGLSMLALSCIGGSQLTSVWIRDDFYVLQLLQIFGQPMAVLPLLMLSTGSISPMEGPFASAWFNTVKGLSAVIATGVIDALTTSRLHFHSTMLVDRLGNSPLADSDNAGLAHRLHEQAVVLTASDLYLCMSGVALTLILLIFWLPTRIFPPRAPT from the coding sequence ATGACTTCCCTCACAGCCCCGGCACCTCTCGCCGCGGCCAGCCCTACCGCCGTGACACCACCGGTCTTCGGCCCGCGGATCATCATCGGTCTGGTGGGCGTGTTGCTGGCGGTGCTGGTATCGGGCCTCAACGAGATGGTGACCAAGGTCGCCCTAGCCGACATTCGCGGCGCATTGGCCATCGGCTATGACGAAGGCACCTGGCTGGTCGCCAGTTACACCGCGACCTCGGTGGCCGCGATGGCATTCGCGCCGTGGTGCTCGGTGACGTTCTCGTTGCGACGCTTCACGCTCTGTGCGATCAGCGTGTTTACCTTGTTGGGCGTTCTGTGCCCCTTCGCGCCGAACTACGAAAGCCTGCTGCTGATGCGTACCTTGCAAGGTCTGGCGGGCGGTGCGTTGCCGCCGATGCTGATGACCGTCGCCCTGCGCTTTTTGCCGGCCAACGTGAAGCTCTACGGCCTGGCCGGTTATGCCCTGACGGCGACGTTCGGCCCCGGGCTCGGCACGCCGCTGGCCGGGTTGTGGACCGAGCATGTCGGCTGGCAATGGACGTTCTGGCAAATCATCGCGCCGTGCCTGATCGCCATAGCGGCGGTGGCCTACGGCTTGCCCCAGGACCCACTGCGCCTGGAGCGTTTCAAGCAATTCAACTGGCGCGGGTTGTTATTGGGTTTTCCGGCGATTTGCATGCTGGTGATCGGCATCCTGCAGGGCAACCGGCTGGACTGGTTCGAGTCGAACCTGATCTGCGGCTTGCTCGGCGGTGGCGTGGTGTTGCTGGTGCTGTTCCTGATCAACGAATGGTTGCAACCGATCCCGTTTTTCAAGATGCAGATGCTCGGCATCCGCAACCTGTCGTTCGCCTTGCTGACCCTGGCCGGGGTGCTGGTGATCTTGCTGGCGGTGATCATCATTCCCTCCAGTTACCTGGCGCAGGTGCAGGGTTATCGCCCGGTGCAGACCGCCCCGATCATGCTGCTGGCAGCGCTGCCGCAGTTGATCGCGCTGCCGCTGGTAGCGGCGCTGTGCAACCTGCGCTGGATCGATTGCCGCTGGGTGCTGGGGATCGGCCTGAGCATGCTGGCGCTGTCGTGCATCGGCGGTTCGCAGCTGACCTCGGTGTGGATTCGCGACGATTTCTACGTGCTGCAACTGCTGCAAATCTTCGGGCAACCCATGGCGGTGTTGCCGCTGTTGATGCTCTCGACCGGCAGCATCAGCCCGATGGAAGGGCCGTTCGCTTCGGCCTGGTTCAACACCGTAAAAGGCCTGTCAGCGGTGATCGCCACCGGTGTGATCGACGCGCTGACCACGTCGCGGCTGCACTTTCATTCGACCATGTTGGTGGACCGCCTCGGCAACTCGCCGCTGGCCGACAGTGACAACGCGGGGCTTGCCCATCGGTTACATGAGCAGGCCGTGGTGCTGACGGCCTCGGATCTTTATCTGTGCATGAGCGGCGTCGCCCTGACGCTGATCCTGCTGATTTTCTGGCTGCCGACGCGGATCTTTCCGCCGCGTGCGCCGACCTGA